The proteins below come from a single Macaca fascicularis isolate 582-1 chromosome 9, T2T-MFA8v1.1 genomic window:
- the GSTO2 gene encoding glutathione S-transferase omega-2 isoform X5 yields MLLELFCKVPHLTKECLVALRCGRECTDLKAALRQEFCNLEEILEYQNTTFFGGTCTSMIDYLLWPWFERLDVYGIADCVSHTPALRLWISAMKWDPTVCALLTDKSIFQGFLNLYFQNNPNAFDFGLC; encoded by the exons ATGTTGTTGGAGCTATTTTGTAAG GTCCCACATTTGACCAAGGAGTGCCTGGTAGCATTGAGATGTGGGAGAGAATGCACTGATCTGAAGGCAGCCCTGCGTCAGGAATTCTGCAACCTGGAAGAG atTCTTGAGTATCAGAACACCACCTTCTTTGGTGGAACCTGTACATCCATGATTGATTACCTCCTCTGGCCCTGGTTTGAGCGGCTGGATGTGTATGGGATAGCGGA CTGTGTGAGCCACACGCCAGCCCTGCGGCTCTGGATATCAGCCATGAAGTGGGACCCCACAGTCTGTGCTCTTCTCACAGATAAGAGCATTTTCCAGGGCTTCTTGAATCTCTATTTTCAGAACAACCCGAATGCCTTTGACTTTGGGCTGTGCTGA